Proteins co-encoded in one Flavobacteriales bacterium genomic window:
- a CDS encoding glycosyltransferase family 2 protein, whose translation MAMISAAIITFNEERNIGRCIDSLQGVADEIIVVDSYSTDDTEAICKERGVTFVQHKFEGHIEQKNYAVTQTNYEYILSLDADEALSDTLKASILHEKNTMQQDVYAMNRLTNYCGQWIKHGGWYPDTKIRLFKKGSGTWGGVNPHDKILVQPGSHMGKLKGDLLHFSFYTVAQHKEQARKFASIAAHAMHKQGRKAGWWSIFIHPPAKFIRNYFLKAGFLDGYNGLRICLISSLTTYRKYKMLYALSKEA comes from the coding sequence ATGGCCATGATATCGGCTGCTATCATCACATTTAACGAAGAGCGCAACATAGGTCGCTGCATCGATTCCCTGCAGGGAGTGGCTGATGAGATCATTGTGGTGGATTCATATTCCACAGATGATACGGAAGCCATATGCAAAGAGCGTGGTGTGACATTTGTACAACATAAATTCGAAGGCCATATCGAGCAGAAAAACTATGCGGTAACCCAAACGAATTACGAATATATTCTTTCGCTGGATGCTGATGAGGCGCTCTCCGATACCCTGAAAGCATCCATTCTACACGAGAAAAATACCATGCAACAGGATGTGTATGCCATGAACCGTCTGACCAATTATTGCGGACAATGGATTAAACATGGCGGATGGTACCCCGACACAAAGATCCGGTTATTCAAAAAAGGTTCCGGAACATGGGGCGGTGTGAACCCCCACGATAAAATTCTGGTGCAACCCGGATCACATATGGGAAAATTAAAAGGAGACCTGCTTCACTTTTCCTTTTATACCGTAGCACAACACAAGGAACAGGCAAGGAAGTTCGCTTCCATTGCCGCACATGCCATGCACAAGCAAGGAAGAAAGGCTGGCTGGTGGTCCATATTCATTCACCCTCCCGCTAAATTTATCCGAAATTATTTTTTGAAAGCCGGTTTTCTCGATGGGTACAACGGTCTGCGGATATGCCTGATATCTTCTCTCACCACCTACCGTAAATACAAAATGCTCTATGCGCTCAGCAAGGAAGCCTGA
- a CDS encoding glycosyltransferase, which produces MRSARKPDIRSGTRTLNILHVSTASSWRGGEQQLAYLVGELEQQEYITQTVVCAKGSALEQHCNRMSIPHVALKKRSSVDWGFAFQLSRLCRSLNISIMHCHDAHAHSFAVWSATLFRNPVPIVISRRVDFRIRRGFFSSFKYNHKSICGILCVSEKIRSIISPRIKDKTKLFTVYSGIDLTRFDTKPVQNKLRQQFNIPDDEFMIANVAALAPHKDYFTFIDTVEVLQSRDIKAHYFIIGEGKLRENIQEYIEHKALEHVITLTGFREDIPLILPGIDVFLITSSTEGLGTSILDAFACDVPVVATRAGGIPEIVIDNQTGLSAPVGDAEALAEQVIRMLQEPGLRQSMVGAARKHLQNFSREATAKRTLEVYRKICWPDGLHDQTTEAN; this is translated from the coding sequence ATGCGCTCAGCAAGGAAGCCTGATATCCGGAGTGGTACACGCACACTCAACATTCTGCATGTTTCCACGGCTTCATCATGGAGAGGCGGAGAGCAGCAACTGGCATATCTCGTAGGTGAACTGGAACAACAAGAGTACATCACACAAACGGTGGTATGTGCCAAAGGCTCTGCGCTCGAGCAACACTGCAACCGTATGTCCATCCCGCATGTTGCATTAAAAAAGAGAAGCTCGGTGGATTGGGGTTTTGCATTCCAGCTGAGTCGTCTCTGCAGATCGTTGAACATATCCATCATGCATTGTCATGATGCCCATGCGCACAGCTTTGCTGTCTGGTCTGCCACCCTTTTCCGAAACCCCGTACCCATTGTGATCAGCCGGAGGGTAGATTTCAGGATCCGCAGAGGCTTCTTCTCCTCCTTCAAGTACAACCACAAATCCATATGTGGTATCCTGTGTGTATCTGAAAAGATCCGAAGCATCATCTCACCGAGAATCAAAGACAAAACCAAACTGTTCACCGTTTATTCGGGCATTGATCTGACCAGATTTGATACAAAGCCTGTACAGAACAAGCTCCGGCAACAGTTCAACATTCCGGATGATGAGTTCATGATCGCCAACGTGGCAGCCCTGGCTCCGCACAAGGACTATTTTACATTCATTGACACCGTGGAAGTGCTTCAATCCAGAGACATCAAAGCGCATTACTTCATCATCGGAGAGGGAAAATTAAGGGAGAACATCCAGGAGTATATTGAGCACAAGGCATTGGAACATGTGATTACCCTGACAGGTTTCCGGGAAGACATACCGCTTATCCTACCGGGCATAGATGTATTTCTCATAACCTCTTCGACCGAGGGCCTGGGCACTTCAATTCTGGATGCTTTCGCCTGTGACGTTCCTGTTGTGGCCACCCGCGCCGGTGGTATTCCGGAGATTGTTATCGATAATCAAACCGGGTTGTCCGCACCGGTAGGAGATGCGGAAGCATTGGCAGAACAGGTGATCCGTATGCTGCAAGAGCCCGGGCTGCGGCAAAGCATGGTGGGTGCAGCCCGAAAACACCTTCAGAACTTCAGCCGTGAAGCAACTGCTAAACGGACGCTGGAAGTGTACCGGAAGATTTGCTGGCCCGACGGTCTCCACGACCAAACAACAGAAGCGAATTAA
- a CDS encoding O-antigen ligase family protein, whose translation MNEKSPSGYLSHRNVHFFGLVLLAVGLPFSLFLISLSQIILLANWMVAGNWRHIKGRFFGDPLALIMVSVYVAYVIGLIHTQDFPYAWEDLRIKLPLLILPLIIATTDPLTETEFIRILRMFVAAVFTATLVSVVVKANLTPISVVDNRDISIFISHIRFSLMVCLAVFFLAWMHIRDRASRRWVYMILMAYFLWFLFLLKAMTGIVIAGVVGWLMLLLHVQNNRTLAGRRIYLFLLYLLPVIPALLIANIVRNYNLRIKSRIPLKMEVLTPYGNRYVHQPHDPTTESGYLVYRHVAWEELKEAWEERSGIGIDGSDKKGNRLSNTLIRFLTSKGLKKDRDGLMALSDDEIRAIENGIANARYMEADMITARVEQICWELDRYRSTGNPGGHSVSLRLEIWRTAGYIIAGHPWFGVGTGDVDVAFKEAYDLMDSPLSPQWRLSRSHNQFISVAVSICVFGLLVFVFSLCYPWISGRIPHPALYLSFFTIVLISMINEDTLENQVGLTFFAFFNSLLLFGRGDRRASKSSGTLPASV comes from the coding sequence ATGAATGAAAAATCCCCGAGCGGGTATCTTTCTCACCGGAACGTTCATTTCTTTGGTTTGGTCTTGCTTGCGGTCGGACTGCCGTTTTCCCTTTTCCTGATTAGTCTGTCACAAATTATTCTTCTGGCCAACTGGATGGTGGCTGGGAACTGGCGTCACATCAAGGGTCGCTTCTTCGGTGATCCGCTGGCGCTGATCATGGTTTCCGTGTATGTCGCTTATGTTATCGGATTGATTCATACGCAGGATTTCCCTTATGCCTGGGAAGATCTCCGTATCAAACTTCCGTTGCTGATCCTGCCCCTTATCATCGCTACCACCGATCCTTTAACCGAAACGGAATTCATTCGAATACTCCGCATGTTTGTGGCTGCCGTCTTTACAGCCACACTGGTAAGTGTTGTGGTAAAAGCGAACCTCACCCCGATCTCCGTGGTGGATAACAGAGACATTTCCATATTCATTTCTCATATCCGGTTCAGTCTGATGGTGTGTCTTGCTGTGTTCTTTCTGGCCTGGATGCACATCAGGGATCGCGCTTCCAGGCGTTGGGTGTACATGATACTGATGGCATATTTCTTATGGTTCCTCTTTTTATTGAAAGCCATGACAGGTATTGTGATCGCCGGTGTGGTGGGTTGGTTGATGCTTTTGTTGCATGTTCAGAATAACCGCACACTGGCTGGGCGTCGGATATACCTTTTTCTGCTTTATTTGCTCCCGGTTATACCTGCACTTCTGATTGCCAATATTGTTCGTAATTACAATCTGCGCATCAAGAGCCGCATTCCCCTTAAGATGGAGGTCCTCACCCCTTACGGAAACCGATATGTTCATCAGCCGCATGATCCGACAACCGAGTCCGGCTACCTTGTATATCGCCACGTGGCATGGGAAGAACTCAAGGAAGCATGGGAAGAAAGATCGGGCATTGGGATAGACGGTAGTGACAAGAAAGGCAACCGGTTGTCTAACACCCTTATCCGATTCTTAACCTCAAAGGGATTGAAAAAAGACAGGGATGGACTTATGGCCCTTTCCGATGATGAGATCAGGGCCATTGAGAATGGGATAGCCAATGCCCGATACATGGAGGCGGATATGATCACGGCGCGTGTTGAACAAATATGTTGGGAACTGGATCGCTACCGCAGTACCGGTAACCCGGGAGGGCATTCGGTTTCGTTAAGGTTGGAGATATGGAGAACAGCTGGTTATATCATAGCTGGTCATCCCTGGTTTGGTGTGGGTACCGGTGATGTGGATGTGGCATTCAAAGAGGCATATGACCTCATGGATTCCCCGCTTTCCCCGCAATGGAGATTGTCAAGATCCCACAATCAGTTTATTTCGGTGGCCGTGAGCATTTGTGTCTTTGGTCTGCTTGTTTTTGTCTTCTCCCTCTGCTATCCGTGGATATCCGGCCGCATTCCGCACCCCGCCCTTTATCTGTCTTTCTTTACGATTGTCCTGATTTCCATGATCAACGAGGACACCCTGGAAAATCAGGTGGGGTTGACATTCTTCGCTTTTTTTAATTCGCTTCTGTTGTTTGGTCGTGGAGACCGTCGGGCCAGCAAATCTTCCGGTACACTTCCAGCGTCCGTTTAG
- a CDS encoding PDZ domain-containing protein: MKNIKRKLIVLVAVLGIGSASFLSLGFSENYFEVSKNLEIFVTLFKELNIYYVDEANPGDLIKKAIDSMLESLDPYTNFIPESEMEDYRFMTTGQYGGIGAVIRKDGDYVVIAEPYETFPAHKAGLKAGDKIVDIDGKPAKGKDTQDVSKVLKGEPGTTVNIRIERPGEKKLLDIQLVREEIKINSVPYYGMLDNEVGYIKLNGFTRNAAGEVKDALLALKDQNATSIVFDLRGNPGGLLNEAIDIVNIFVDKGQLVVSTKGKVKEWEKEYRALNLPVDTEIPVAVLVSRGSASASEIVSGTLQDLDRGVVIGQRTFGKGLVQTTRPLTYNTQLKVTTAKYYIPSGRCIQALDYSNRNEDGSVGKVPDSLMTDFMTANGRTVKDGGGVLPDIQMTPEPISKIAASLYGKLHIFNFITDYIIEHPEVANNTNYDIDDAAYEEFIAYLKGKDYDYTTQSESLLDDLKEAAEQEKYFDSFESEYLALKEKMMHDKTTDLKTYKEQIVELLELELSNRFGYQKGKIKKSLTMDKEVLKAQEVLKDQVQYKALLTVASAENTVEPKN, encoded by the coding sequence ATGAAAAACATAAAAAGAAAACTGATCGTTCTGGTTGCCGTCCTGGGTATAGGAAGTGCCTCATTCCTGTCCCTCGGCTTTTCAGAAAACTATTTCGAGGTTTCCAAGAACCTTGAAATCTTCGTAACGCTTTTCAAAGAACTGAATATCTATTACGTCGATGAAGCCAATCCGGGTGATCTGATTAAGAAGGCCATCGACTCAATGCTGGAATCCCTCGATCCGTACACGAATTTTATTCCTGAGTCCGAAATGGAGGATTATCGTTTTATGACGACCGGACAGTACGGGGGTATCGGGGCAGTGATACGAAAAGACGGCGATTATGTCGTCATTGCAGAACCTTATGAAACATTTCCCGCACACAAAGCGGGCCTGAAGGCAGGTGATAAAATTGTGGATATCGATGGCAAACCTGCCAAAGGAAAGGATACGCAGGACGTAAGTAAAGTGCTAAAAGGTGAACCCGGTACCACGGTGAACATTCGCATCGAACGCCCGGGAGAAAAGAAGCTTCTGGACATTCAACTGGTGCGTGAAGAGATCAAGATTAACAGTGTTCCATACTACGGAATGCTGGATAACGAAGTCGGATACATCAAACTCAACGGCTTTACCAGAAATGCTGCTGGTGAAGTGAAAGATGCACTGCTGGCACTGAAGGATCAGAACGCTACTTCCATCGTATTTGATCTTCGAGGAAACCCGGGTGGTCTTCTGAATGAGGCCATAGACATCGTAAACATTTTTGTGGATAAAGGCCAGCTTGTGGTCAGTACAAAAGGCAAGGTGAAAGAATGGGAAAAGGAATACCGTGCCCTGAATCTTCCGGTAGATACTGAAATACCGGTTGCAGTTCTGGTGAGCAGAGGCTCCGCATCCGCATCAGAGATTGTCAGCGGTACCTTGCAGGACCTGGATCGTGGGGTGGTCATCGGTCAACGCACTTTTGGAAAAGGACTGGTACAAACAACCCGCCCGCTTACCTACAATACCCAGTTGAAAGTAACCACCGCCAAATATTATATCCCCAGTGGCAGATGCATCCAGGCACTGGATTACTCCAACAGAAATGAAGATGGAAGTGTGGGCAAGGTTCCGGATTCCCTGATGACCGATTTTATGACTGCCAATGGAAGAACCGTGAAAGACGGAGGTGGCGTGCTCCCTGATATCCAGATGACGCCAGAACCGATTAGCAAGATCGCGGCAAGCCTCTACGGGAAGCTGCACATCTTTAACTTTATCACGGATTACATCATCGAACATCCTGAAGTCGCAAATAATACAAACTACGATATTGATGATGCGGCGTATGAAGAGTTCATTGCTTATCTGAAGGGTAAGGATTATGATTATACCACCCAAAGTGAAAGTCTTCTTGATGACCTGAAAGAGGCAGCTGAGCAGGAAAAGTACTTTGATTCCTTCGAGAGTGAGTATCTCGCGCTCAAGGAAAAGATGATGCACGACAAGACCACCGACCTCAAAACATACAAGGAACAGATCGTAGAACTTCTGGAATTGGAACTGTCAAACCGTTTCGGGTATCAGAAGGGCAAGATCAAGAAAAGTCTGACCATGGATAAAGAGGTATTGAAAGCCCAGGAAGTATTGAAAGATCAGGTGCAATACAAAGCGTTGCTTACCGTAGCTTCCGCCGAGAATACCGTTGAACCGAAAAACTAG
- the rnpA gene encoding ribonuclease P protein component, producing MKTASLNKKQRLKSRKSIAELFDSGRTIHGKPLRILWKPLEQKQLAFVQMAVSVPKRHFKRAVDRNVLKRRIREAFRRNKGLLKLSASETGQSVNLMIIFTDTQIVSYQVIEDKLKELLLRLNKEISP from the coding sequence TTGAAAACGGCGTCATTAAATAAGAAGCAAAGGCTTAAAAGCAGAAAAAGCATTGCCGAACTTTTCGATTCCGGCAGGACCATCCATGGCAAACCATTGAGAATCTTATGGAAGCCATTGGAACAAAAGCAATTGGCCTTCGTACAAATGGCGGTGTCTGTTCCGAAACGTCACTTTAAGAGAGCCGTGGATCGCAATGTTCTCAAGCGACGTATCCGGGAAGCCTTCAGAAGAAACAAAGGACTGTTGAAACTTTCCGCTTCAGAGACTGGACAAAGCGTAAACCTGATGATTATCTTTACAGATACGCAGATCGTATCATATCAGGTTATCGAAGACAAACTAAAGGAATTATTGCTTCGTTTGAATAAAGAGATATCTCCATAG
- a CDS encoding uroporphyrinogen-III synthase gives MSVNRILISQPKPEGDKSPYHELAKRCKVEVDFRPFIHVEAVDAKEFRKERINMLDHTAVIFTSRNAVDHFFRIAKDLRTPIPDTMKYFCISESTAFYLQKYVVYRKRKIFYGSQTFKDLMEIIKKHKDEKFLLPCSDIHKQEIPEMLDEAGIKYSKAIIYRTVCSDLSDLSSLNYDMLVFFSPSGLKSLLQNFPKFKQNTTKIAAFGPTTAKAVREAKLRLDVEAPSPQAPSMSMAIEQFLKKSRK, from the coding sequence ATGAGTGTCAACAGAATTTTGATTTCACAGCCGAAACCGGAAGGGGATAAGTCTCCTTACCATGAACTGGCCAAACGTTGTAAAGTTGAAGTGGATTTCCGACCCTTCATTCACGTCGAAGCAGTCGATGCCAAAGAATTCCGGAAAGAAAGAATCAATATGCTTGACCATACGGCGGTCATCTTCACCAGCCGTAATGCGGTCGATCATTTCTTTCGCATCGCCAAGGATCTGAGGACACCGATCCCGGATACCATGAAGTATTTTTGCATATCCGAATCCACGGCTTTTTATCTGCAGAAGTATGTGGTATATAGAAAACGTAAGATATTCTATGGAAGTCAGACGTTCAAAGATTTGATGGAGATCATCAAAAAGCATAAGGATGAGAAGTTCCTTCTTCCATGCTCCGATATCCATAAGCAAGAAATTCCGGAGATGCTGGATGAGGCAGGGATCAAATACAGCAAGGCGATCATTTACAGAACCGTATGCAGTGATCTTTCTGACCTGTCCTCGCTGAACTATGATATGCTTGTGTTCTTCAGTCCGTCAGGTTTGAAATCCCTTCTGCAGAACTTTCCGAAGTTCAAACAAAACACAACCAAGATCGCTGCCTTTGGTCCCACTACTGCCAAGGCGGTTCGTGAAGCCAAACTAAGACTGGATGTGGAAGCCCCTTCCCCACAGGCTCCTTCCATGTCCATGGCCATTGAACAGTTTCTTAAGAAGAGCCGCAAATAA
- a CDS encoding DUF4271 domain-containing protein, with translation MQDTKDSVIYEWFGGAAFLGMQAENQPESNHVLSPEMRKAYGSHLLPADNREPQPILHNREDWIFPLLLIMFTIVAWIRIFHFRGIQFLVKSFIANKPSNQTMLDENLLMKRAAVFLNVLFILSLTLFIDRAMNVVHAGYPGRSTGLMGFGELLLIISALYLVKAAVVKASGFVFELNKVASDYLFNSFLWLKWLGIFLLPLLVLLVYMPAGIDKLLIYIGLLVATLLFAFRLIRGYQVVGTAAGFSRLHMILYLCTLEILPLVVILKLFVSSN, from the coding sequence GTGCAGGATACCAAAGATTCGGTTATTTATGAATGGTTCGGTGGTGCGGCATTTCTGGGTATGCAAGCCGAAAACCAACCGGAAAGTAACCATGTTTTGTCTCCTGAGATGCGCAAGGCTTATGGGAGTCATTTGTTGCCTGCAGACAATAGGGAGCCCCAGCCGATTCTCCATAACCGGGAAGACTGGATATTTCCGTTACTTCTGATCATGTTCACCATCGTGGCATGGATACGTATTTTTCATTTCAGAGGCATTCAGTTTCTGGTTAAGTCGTTTATCGCCAATAAACCGTCTAACCAGACCATGCTGGATGAGAACCTGTTGATGAAAAGGGCCGCGGTTTTCTTAAATGTCCTTTTCATACTTAGCCTGACCTTGTTTATTGATCGCGCTATGAATGTGGTTCACGCCGGATATCCCGGAAGAAGCACCGGATTGATGGGCTTCGGTGAACTGCTTCTTATCATATCCGCATTGTACCTGGTCAAAGCAGCTGTGGTCAAGGCCAGCGGATTTGTTTTTGAATTGAATAAGGTGGCCTCTGATTACCTGTTTAATTCGTTCCTCTGGCTTAAGTGGTTAGGCATTTTTTTATTACCTCTGTTGGTATTGCTGGTGTATATGCCGGCAGGGATAGACAAATTGCTGATATACATAGGATTGTTGGTCGCCACACTGCTATTTGCTTTTCGCTTGATCAGGGGTTATCAAGTGGTGGGTACGGCAGCAGGATTTTCCAGATTGCATATGATTCTTTATCTTTGCACGCTTGAAATTTTGCCTTTGGTCGTTATATTAAAACTGTTCGTCAGTTCTAATTGA
- a CDS encoding YceI family protein has protein sequence MKQKLLIAVALLLVFQTTMAQLYIFRESKITFFSEAPLENIEAENKTASSRINSVNNDIAVKVPVKGFTFEKKLMQEHFNENYMESEKFPYATFAGKIQEQIDYSKDGTSQVSAIGTMKIHGVEKEVTLKGTLTVKGKNLVLHAEFTVRLEDYNIKIPNLVVQNIAEEVLVKVDIDYIPYEKK, from the coding sequence ATGAAACAAAAACTTTTAATAGCGGTAGCCCTTCTGCTTGTCTTTCAGACGACCATGGCTCAACTTTATATTTTCAGGGAAAGTAAAATCACATTCTTTTCAGAGGCTCCTCTTGAGAATATAGAGGCGGAAAATAAAACGGCAAGTAGTCGCATCAACAGTGTAAACAATGATATAGCCGTAAAGGTTCCTGTCAAGGGATTTACATTTGAAAAGAAACTGATGCAGGAACACTTCAACGAAAATTACATGGAGAGTGAGAAGTTTCCCTATGCAACATTTGCCGGAAAGATCCAGGAACAGATCGATTATTCAAAAGATGGAACTTCCCAGGTATCGGCTATCGGCACTATGAAGATCCATGGTGTGGAAAAGGAGGTGACATTGAAGGGAACGCTCACTGTCAAGGGAAAAAATCTGGTGCTTCATGCTGAATTTACTGTTCGTTTGGAAGATTATAATATCAAGATCCCCAACCTTGTGGTACAGAATATCGCAGAAGAGGTTCTGGTGAAAGTGGACATAGATTATATTCCTTATGAGAAAAAATAA
- a CDS encoding T9SS type A sorting domain-containing protein: protein MPGATYTITCTATEAGLTKYGFQASSFDLNGDMVGTLVPTNTSETQIVTFNSKSYITHKSAGTAGSGSRTWTFDWTAPSNGAGIVSIYAAFNCTNSSNTSSGDHIYNSVLVLQESTTGVENPLSGKEVNLALHPQPVTELMNVSFDVLSGDNVQILIYDMTGKKVSSLLNETLPAGAFSRTFNRSELLIGDGLYFIHVMMGDKHYVQKLMFL, encoded by the coding sequence GTGCCCGGAGCCACTTATACCATTACCTGCACGGCAACCGAGGCCGGGCTTACAAAGTATGGTTTCCAGGCTTCATCCTTCGATCTCAATGGTGATATGGTTGGGACCCTGGTGCCTACAAATACCTCGGAAACTCAAATTGTAACATTCAACTCAAAAAGCTATATCACTCACAAAAGTGCGGGAACGGCCGGGTCGGGTTCCAGAACATGGACCTTTGATTGGACCGCACCTTCAAACGGAGCGGGCATCGTAAGTATTTACGCCGCATTTAACTGTACAAATTCCAGTAATACATCCTCCGGTGATCATATCTATAATTCTGTACTTGTGTTGCAGGAAAGCACAACCGGAGTGGAGAATCCTTTATCAGGGAAAGAGGTAAACCTTGCATTGCATCCGCAACCGGTCACGGAATTGATGAATGTGTCCTTCGATGTTCTTTCCGGTGATAATGTGCAGATTCTTATTTATGACATGACCGGTAAAAAGGTAAGCAGCCTGCTCAACGAGACCCTTCCGGCAGGGGCTTTCTCAAGAACTTTCAACAGGAGTGAGCTACTGATCGGCGACGGACTATACTTCATCCATGTTATGATGGGAGATAAGCATTATGTGCAGAAACTGATGTTCCTGTAA
- a CDS encoding acyl-CoA dehydrogenase family protein, with product MADDRYQPHDYYLADELLTEEHRLIRESARAWVKKEVTPIIEDAAQTCTFPMHLLKGLGEIGAFGSYIPQEYGGHGLDQIAYGLIMQELERGDSGIRSTASVQTSLVMYPIWKYATEDLKKALLPKLATGEMMGCFGLTEPDHGSNPGGMITRIEDKGNHYILNGAKMWISNAPFADIAVVWAKDDQDEIRGLVVERGMDGFTTPETHGKWSLRASATGELVFDNVKVPKENIFPDIKGLKGPLSCLNSARYGIAWGAIGAALDCYDSALRYSKERIQFGRPIGGFQLQQKKLAEMITEITKAQLLVWRLGQLRNEDRATPAQISMAKRNNVNMALQIAREARQIHGGMGITGEYPIMRHMMNLESVITYEGTHDIHLLITGMDVTGENAFGG from the coding sequence ATGGCTGACGATAGATACCAACCACACGACTATTACCTTGCTGACGAACTGCTCACCGAGGAACATCGGCTGATCCGTGAATCTGCCAGGGCATGGGTAAAAAAAGAAGTGACACCAATTATTGAAGATGCGGCACAAACCTGCACCTTTCCCATGCACCTGCTAAAAGGATTGGGAGAAATCGGCGCTTTCGGGTCTTATATCCCGCAGGAATACGGTGGCCATGGCCTGGACCAGATTGCCTACGGTCTCATCATGCAGGAACTTGAAAGAGGTGATTCCGGTATCCGGTCCACTGCATCCGTTCAAACCTCACTGGTGATGTATCCCATTTGGAAATATGCCACGGAAGATTTGAAAAAGGCATTACTCCCGAAACTTGCCACCGGAGAAATGATGGGTTGTTTCGGACTCACCGAACCCGACCATGGTTCAAATCCGGGAGGGATGATTACCCGCATCGAAGACAAAGGAAATCATTATATCCTCAATGGCGCCAAGATGTGGATATCCAATGCTCCCTTTGCGGATATCGCCGTGGTCTGGGCGAAAGACGACCAGGATGAGATTCGCGGACTGGTTGTTGAGCGTGGCATGGACGGCTTCACCACACCGGAAACCCATGGCAAATGGTCGCTCCGTGCTTCGGCCACCGGAGAGTTGGTGTTCGACAATGTGAAGGTACCGAAGGAGAATATTTTTCCTGACATCAAAGGTTTGAAAGGCCCGCTCAGCTGTCTGAATTCCGCACGCTATGGTATTGCCTGGGGCGCCATTGGTGCGGCATTGGATTGTTATGATTCGGCATTGCGTTATTCGAAAGAAAGGATCCAGTTCGGCAGGCCCATCGGAGGATTTCAGTTGCAGCAAAAGAAACTGGCGGAAATGATCACCGAGATTACCAAGGCCCAACTGCTGGTATGGCGACTCGGTCAGTTGCGCAACGAAGATCGCGCCACCCCTGCCCAGATATCCATGGCCAAACGCAACAATGTAAATATGGCACTCCAGATCGCCAGGGAAGCACGACAGATTCATGGTGGAATGGGTATCACCGGTGAATACCCGATCATGAGGCATATGATGAATCTTGAATCGGTCATCACCTATGAAGGTACCCATGACATTCACCTCCTGATCACTGGAATGGATGTCACCGGTGAAAATGCTTTTGGCGGATAA